From one Streptomyces mobaraensis genomic stretch:
- a CDS encoding DNA polymerase Y family protein → MARPAGGAVRPATPVTPVTPVLYVRFHPAAADTPLGEEDYDGLLALLAEVTPVVQALPPAAALADVRGATRYFGRDPAGLAALLRVRSLARYGVDCAVGVAANPMLARMAAQDAPPGAVRVLPADDAKVAAFLARRPAAALHGVGPATARTLCAYGLDSVGRIAAAPLPALQRILGAAAGRTLYERARGIDPTPVTPEARVRSMGAEHRFGADELDPERRRRALLALADGLGARLRGDGQVARGLTLTVRYADGSATTRTRTFPEPTAHTPALTAVAYELHGALGLQRARVRAVALRAEGLADAEGAPSQLTFDAADDKARRVEAAVDRARARFGPTAVGPAAALHVA, encoded by the coding sequence GTGGCCCGGCCGGCGGGCGGGGCGGTCCGTCCGGCCACCCCCGTCACCCCCGTCACCCCCGTCCTTTACGTCCGCTTCCACCCGGCGGCCGCGGACACCCCCCTCGGCGAGGAGGACTACGACGGCCTCCTCGCCCTCCTCGCGGAGGTCACCCCCGTCGTGCAGGCGCTGCCGCCCGCCGCCGCGCTCGCCGACGTCCGGGGCGCGACCCGGTACTTCGGCCGCGACCCCGCCGGGCTCGCCGCCCTGCTGCGGGTCCGGAGCCTCGCCCGGTACGGCGTCGACTGCGCGGTCGGCGTCGCCGCCAACCCGATGCTGGCGCGGATGGCCGCCCAGGACGCGCCGCCCGGCGCGGTCCGCGTGCTGCCGGCGGACGACGCCAAGGTGGCCGCCTTCCTGGCCCGCAGGCCGGCCGCGGCGCTGCACGGCGTCGGCCCCGCCACCGCCCGTACCCTCTGCGCGTACGGGCTCGACAGCGTCGGCCGGATCGCCGCCGCGCCGCTGCCCGCGCTTCAGCGCATCCTGGGCGCCGCGGCCGGGCGGACGCTGTACGAGCGGGCGCGCGGCATCGACCCCACGCCGGTGACCCCGGAGGCGCGGGTCCGCTCGATGGGCGCGGAACACCGGTTCGGCGCCGACGAACTGGACCCGGAGCGCCGCCGCCGCGCCCTGCTCGCGCTCGCCGACGGGCTCGGGGCCCGGCTGCGCGGCGACGGCCAGGTCGCCCGCGGGCTCACCCTCACCGTCCGGTACGCCGACGGCTCCGCCACCACCCGTACCCGTACCTTCCCCGAACCGACCGCCCACACCCCGGCGTTGACGGCCGTGGCGTACGAGCTGCACGGCGCGCTCGGCCTGCAGCGGGCCCGGGTCCGGGCGGTGGCGCTGCGCGCCGAGGGGCTCGCCGACGCCGAAGGGGCGCCGTCGCAGCTGACGTTCGACGCGGCCGACGACAAGGCGCGCCGGGTGGAGGCGGCCGTGGACCGGGCGCGGGCCCGCTTCGGCCCGACGGCGGTGGGCCCGGCGGCGGCGCTGCACGTCGCCTGA
- a CDS encoding esterase/lipase family protein — MTGIRRLPRGRRLRRLLQVLATLLPALALVLAAGAAAPAATAGGERAVSRGWNDFSCKPSSAHPRPVVLIHGTLGNSVDNWLFLAPYLVNRGYCVFSLDYGQLPGVPLFNGLGPVEKSSAQLSAYVDKVRTATGTAKVDLVGHSQGGGVMPRYYLNFLDGGGKVNSLTALAPSNHGTTLSGLTKLMDKIPGARQAIHGLTPGLTDQAVGSEFLKRLNSRPDTVPGVRYTVVATKYDEVVTPYQTSYLSGLNVRNILLQERCSLDLSEHVATGMIDRVAFKEVANALDPAHATPATCADMVS, encoded by the coding sequence ATGACCGGAATCCGAAGACTTCCCCGTGGCCGCCGTCTCCGTCGTCTCCTTCAGGTCCTCGCCACCCTGCTGCCCGCCCTGGCCCTGGTCCTGGCCGCGGGCGCCGCGGCGCCGGCCGCCACCGCCGGCGGCGAGCGGGCGGTCAGCCGCGGCTGGAACGACTTCTCCTGCAAACCGTCGTCCGCCCACCCCCGGCCCGTCGTTCTGATCCACGGCACCCTCGGCAACTCGGTGGACAACTGGCTCTTCCTCGCGCCCTACCTGGTGAACCGGGGCTACTGCGTCTTCTCGCTGGACTACGGCCAGCTCCCCGGCGTCCCGCTCTTCAACGGCCTCGGCCCGGTCGAGAAGTCGTCGGCCCAGCTCTCCGCCTACGTGGACAAGGTCCGCACGGCCACCGGCACCGCGAAGGTGGACCTCGTCGGCCACTCCCAGGGCGGCGGCGTGATGCCGCGCTACTACCTCAACTTCCTGGACGGCGGGGGCAAGGTGAACTCCCTGACCGCGCTCGCCCCGTCCAACCACGGCACAACCCTCTCGGGCCTCACCAAGCTCATGGACAAGATCCCGGGCGCCCGCCAGGCCATCCACGGCCTCACCCCCGGCCTCACCGACCAGGCCGTCGGCTCCGAATTCCTCAAGCGGCTCAACTCCCGCCCGGACACGGTCCCCGGCGTCCGCTACACGGTCGTCGCCACCAAGTACGACGAGGTCGTCACCCCGTACCAGACCTCGTACCTCTCCGGCCTGAACGTCCGCAACATCCTCCTCCAGGAGCGGTGCTCCCTCGACCTCTCCGAACACGTCGCGACCGGCATGATCGACCGCGTCGCCTTCAAGGAGGTCGCCAACGCCCTCGATCCGGCGCACGCCACCCCGGCGACGTGCGCGGACATGGTGAGCTGA
- a CDS encoding XRE family transcriptional regulator — translation MIWPHLVKDRIKSGHDRELVRSYPYRSACPSTLWGELIAGARQELFFAGYTGYFLWTHVPVLSDVLRRKAAAGCRVRFLVGDPEGEVTRNREAVEDAALTVSARVRTTLRHLRALTPAVEARFSAPADAVNHVSLSVFRFDDSALVTPHLASLVGHDSPLLHLRRQGDGGLFDRFAEHAEELWGRGVPVRE, via the coding sequence ATGATCTGGCCACACCTCGTCAAGGACCGCATCAAGTCCGGCCACGACCGCGAGCTGGTGCGCAGCTATCCCTACCGCTCGGCCTGCCCGTCCACCCTGTGGGGCGAGTTGATCGCCGGTGCGCGGCAGGAGCTGTTCTTCGCCGGTTACACCGGCTATTTCCTGTGGACCCACGTGCCCGTTCTCTCCGACGTGCTGCGGCGCAAGGCCGCTGCCGGGTGCCGGGTGCGGTTCCTGGTCGGCGATCCCGAGGGGGAGGTGACGCGCAACCGCGAGGCCGTCGAAGACGCGGCGCTGACGGTCTCGGCGCGTGTCCGGACGACGTTGCGGCACCTGCGTGCACTGACGCCGGCCGTGGAGGCCCGGTTCAGCGCGCCCGCCGACGCGGTCAACCACGTGAGTCTGTCGGTCTTCCGGTTCGACGACAGCGCACTCGTGACTCCGCACCTGGCCAGCCTGGTCGGGCACGACTCGCCCCTGCTTCACCTGCGGAGGCAGGGGGACGGCGGACTGTTCGACCGGTTCGCGGAGCACGCCGAGGAGTTGTGGGGGCGAGGGGTTCCCGTGCGGGAGTGA
- a CDS encoding GNAT family N-acetyltransferase, whose product MPQTTVRPLHTSEWRLYRSVRLAALADAPEAFGSTWAAEQAFPEEKWRERLARRNTFLAERDGAPRGLTSVLLTDPTTAELVSFWVTPAARGSGTADLLLDTALTHAAAHARTELRLWVTAGNTRAERFYLRRGFTRTGESQPVRPDEPRLEHAMTRTTTDG is encoded by the coding sequence ATGCCGCAGACCACCGTCCGCCCCCTGCACACCAGCGAATGGCGCCTCTACCGCTCCGTCCGCCTGGCGGCACTCGCCGACGCGCCCGAGGCGTTCGGCTCCACCTGGGCCGCCGAACAAGCCTTCCCGGAGGAGAAGTGGCGGGAGCGCCTCGCCCGGCGCAACACCTTCCTCGCGGAACGCGACGGCGCCCCCCGCGGCCTGACGTCCGTACTCCTCACCGACCCCACGACGGCCGAACTCGTCTCCTTCTGGGTCACCCCCGCCGCCCGCGGCTCGGGCACCGCCGACCTGCTCCTCGACACGGCCCTCACCCACGCGGCCGCCCACGCCCGCACCGAACTCCGCCTCTGGGTCACCGCAGGCAACACCCGCGCCGAACGCTTCTACCTGCGCAGAGGCTTCACCCGCACAGGAGAATCCCAGCCCGTCCGCCCGGACGAGCCCCGCCTGGAGCACGCGATGACCCGCACGACGACCGACGGCTGA
- a CDS encoding IucA/IucC family C-terminal-domain containing protein, producing the protein MSGRPRGGDVESRLVVRVLDALLREDVCRLRGTARAVSRPDGEWLALTVDGETILLPVAPDGPGGAARVRAPLLETAGGPVTGLHAILARLRPATDPRERAGFDALTAACATELAALRLRERTDEDVTERLAAVYGRSAAAWTGPRGALAYDALAARRPDPDPPTVRSRTGELTVYEPEFHPCFGLRWVALPRTAVHRGPGEPPPWWPAPDALGLPELTATHTMLPVHPLTAGPPLARALRATGLDGAARFAEKPWADVVPARSAGVLALVDAPEYRLELPLPASASAGPATLADGVVTQRLVEEVLLCEPGFVGSVLPAAADTCLYAGHPLLTVRVRHDPCTPADAHVVPVAALAARTPDGEPVARALARRYYGGSARSFADAYLTLLLDWCTTLFSYGVALETHPRDLALVLDEHRGRTRLRLLYRDHARPRVNGVRLASRLGGEAADLLGFADRGILAGHDGPVADLLAAGALRRCAVEPLSALTGTDRADGLRLLRDRLDDALHRLPPGAAAVLRTRLLDAGRLPVRAVLTPLLRPGASEYVNVPNYLWGPMC; encoded by the coding sequence ATGAGCGGGCGGCCCCGGGGCGGTGACGTGGAGAGCCGGCTCGTCGTCCGCGTCCTCGACGCCCTGCTGCGCGAGGACGTCTGCCGGCTGCGCGGCACGGCCCGGGCCGTGAGCCGGCCGGACGGGGAGTGGCTGGCGCTCACCGTCGACGGGGAAACGATCCTGCTGCCGGTCGCCCCCGACGGTCCGGGAGGCGCGGCGCGGGTCCGCGCGCCGCTGCTGGAGACCGCGGGCGGGCCGGTCACCGGCCTGCACGCGATACTGGCGCGGCTGCGCCCCGCGACGGACCCCCGCGAGCGCGCCGGATTCGACGCCCTCACCGCCGCGTGCGCCACCGAACTCGCCGCGCTGCGGCTCCGCGAGCGCACCGACGAGGACGTCACCGAGCGGCTGGCCGCCGTGTACGGGCGGAGCGCCGCCGCGTGGACCGGACCGCGCGGCGCCCTCGCGTACGACGCCCTCGCCGCCCGCCGGCCCGACCCCGACCCCCCGACGGTCCGGTCTAGAACCGGCGAACTCACCGTCTATGAGCCGGAGTTCCACCCCTGCTTCGGGCTCCGCTGGGTCGCCCTGCCGCGTACGGCCGTCCACCGGGGTCCGGGGGAGCCGCCGCCGTGGTGGCCGGCCCCCGACGCCCTCGGACTCCCCGAACTCACCGCCACCCACACCATGCTGCCCGTCCACCCGCTGACCGCCGGCCCGCCGCTCGCCCGGGCGCTGCGCGCCACCGGCCTGGACGGCGCCGCCCGGTTCGCCGAGAAGCCCTGGGCGGATGTGGTGCCGGCCCGCTCGGCGGGCGTCCTCGCCCTCGTCGACGCACCGGAGTACCGGCTCGAACTGCCGCTTCCCGCAAGCGCGTCGGCCGGCCCCGCGACGCTCGCCGACGGTGTGGTGACGCAACGGCTCGTGGAGGAGGTTCTGTTGTGCGAGCCGGGCTTCGTCGGCTCCGTCCTCCCGGCCGCCGCGGACACCTGCCTGTACGCCGGACACCCGCTGCTCACCGTCCGCGTGCGCCACGACCCGTGCACACCGGCCGACGCCCATGTCGTACCCGTCGCCGCGCTGGCCGCCCGGACGCCCGACGGGGAACCGGTCGCCCGCGCGCTCGCCCGGCGCTACTACGGGGGTTCGGCGCGGTCCTTCGCCGACGCCTACCTGACGCTGCTGCTGGACTGGTGCACCACCCTCTTCTCCTACGGCGTCGCGCTGGAGACCCACCCCCGGGACCTGGCGCTGGTCCTCGACGAACACCGCGGCCGCACCCGGCTGCGGCTGCTCTACCGGGACCACGCCCGCCCCCGCGTGAACGGCGTGCGGCTCGCCTCCCGCCTCGGCGGCGAGGCCGCGGACCTCCTCGGCTTCGCCGACCGGGGGATCCTCGCCGGGCACGACGGCCCCGTCGCCGACCTCCTCGCCGCCGGCGCCCTGCGGCGGTGCGCGGTGGAACCCCTTTCCGCGCTCACCGGAACGGACCGTGCCGACGGCCTCCGGCTGCTGCGCGACCGCCTCGACGACGCCCTGCACCGCCTCCCGCCCGGCGCCGCGGCCGTCCTCCGCACCCGCCTGCTGGACGCCGGCCGGCTGCCGGTCCGCGCCGTGCTCACCCCGCTGCTGCGGCCGGGCGCGTCGGAGTATGTGAACGTTCCCAACTATCTGTGGGGTCCGATGTGTTGA
- a CDS encoding GNAT family N-acetyltransferase, which yields MPITLREFAPADAEGVAQARRAAVPFMVVTAETLLWELRTAPPEQRYRLLVAETADGRIAGSVRMGLYLDDDSRPDGRAFASPYADPRLDGPTAEAAGSALLGAAEEYLAAAGAGSVYIWANDDGHSPARAEAHGYRRLRRAGFLRLDLAATALPPAPEPPRGVELRPLADFADDPRPIHALDTACAADEPADVPVVVPPYEEWLARDWQRPGLDLDLSTVAVADGVPAAFTLVQSDGHGRLMSAMTGTLRAHRGRGLAKLIKSHALRRAKAAGCTEAFTGNDAGNEPMLAVNEWLGYAWSAAEWRYVREL from the coding sequence ATGCCCATCACCCTCCGGGAGTTCGCTCCCGCCGACGCCGAAGGCGTCGCCCAAGCCCGCCGCGCGGCCGTCCCGTTCATGGTCGTCACCGCCGAAACGCTGCTCTGGGAGCTGCGGACCGCGCCACCGGAGCAGCGCTACCGGCTGCTCGTCGCCGAGACGGCGGACGGCCGGATCGCCGGCAGCGTCCGCATGGGGCTGTACCTGGACGACGATTCCCGGCCGGACGGGCGGGCGTTCGCCTCGCCGTACGCCGACCCCCGGCTGGACGGGCCGACCGCCGAGGCCGCCGGGTCGGCGCTGCTCGGGGCGGCCGAGGAGTACCTGGCGGCGGCCGGCGCCGGCTCCGTCTACATCTGGGCGAACGACGACGGCCACTCCCCCGCCCGGGCCGAGGCCCACGGCTACCGCCGGCTGCGCCGCGCCGGCTTCCTCCGCCTCGACCTCGCGGCCACCGCACTGCCGCCCGCGCCGGAACCGCCCCGGGGCGTGGAGCTGCGCCCCCTGGCCGACTTCGCCGACGACCCGCGCCCGATCCACGCGCTGGACACCGCGTGCGCGGCGGACGAACCGGCGGACGTCCCCGTCGTCGTCCCGCCGTACGAGGAGTGGCTCGCCCGCGACTGGCAGCGGCCCGGCCTCGACCTCGACCTCTCGACGGTCGCCGTCGCGGACGGCGTCCCCGCCGCGTTCACCCTCGTCCAGAGCGACGGCCACGGCCGCCTGATGTCCGCCATGACGGGCACGCTCCGCGCCCACCGCGGCCGCGGCCTCGCCAAACTCATCAAGAGCCACGCGCTGCGGCGGGCGAAGGCGGCGGGCTGCACGGAGGCGTTCACGGGCAACGACGCGGGGAACGAGCCGATGCTGGCGGTCAACGAGTGGCTCGGGTACGCGTGGTCGGCGGCGGAGTGGCGGTACGTGCGGGAGCTCTGA
- the asnB gene encoding asparagine synthase (glutamine-hydrolyzing), translating into MCGITGWIAYDQDLTTAGARAALEAMTRTMECRGPDASGIWQDTHAAFGHRRLAVIDIEGGRQPMLVEHDGRTRLALTYSGEVYNYRELRAELAGRGHTFRTSSDTEVVLHAYLEWGEAFTERLNGMFAFALWDPRTEELLLVRDRMGIKPLYYHPTPGGVLFGSEQKAVLAHPAVRATVGAEGLAEVLAFVKTPGHGVYDGLHEVRPGHTVRIRRDGTTARTTVRRYWALEAREHPDDIPTTVAHVRELLDDIVARQLIADVPLCTLLSGGLDSSAVTALAAKGLAEAGRGPVRSFSVDFAGQTDHFVPDSLRGTPDGPYAHALAEHVHSDHRDIVLDTAALMDRGHRRAVLTARDLPTGFGDGDTSLYLLFKAIREQSTVALSGESADEVFGGYKWFHDPAAVHAGTFPWIAAGVAHTFAGGDSALGSLLAKDVLDAVDLPGYTEIRYREALDEVPRLPGETGLERRMREVCYLHLTRFVQILLDRKDRASMATGLEVRVPFCDHRLVEYVFNTPWSMKTFDGREKSLLRAAVRDVLPDVVADRVKSPYPATQDPRYGAALRAELRELAADRDAPVRPLLREDALRDALSEESGDQYRGAVELVLGLDGWLRTGGIDLRV; encoded by the coding sequence ATGTGCGGAATCACCGGATGGATCGCTTACGACCAGGACCTCACCACCGCCGGGGCGCGCGCCGCGCTGGAGGCGATGACGCGGACGATGGAGTGCCGGGGGCCGGACGCCTCGGGGATCTGGCAGGACACCCACGCCGCGTTCGGCCACCGCAGGCTGGCCGTCATCGACATCGAGGGCGGCCGGCAGCCGATGCTCGTCGAGCACGACGGCCGCACCCGGCTCGCCCTCACCTACAGCGGCGAGGTCTACAACTACCGCGAGCTGCGCGCCGAACTCGCCGGCCGTGGGCACACGTTCCGCACCAGCAGCGACACCGAGGTCGTGCTCCACGCCTACCTCGAATGGGGCGAGGCGTTCACCGAGCGCCTCAACGGCATGTTCGCGTTCGCCCTCTGGGACCCGCGCACGGAGGAACTCCTCCTCGTCCGCGACCGGATGGGCATCAAGCCGCTCTACTACCACCCCACGCCCGGCGGCGTCCTCTTCGGCTCCGAGCAGAAGGCCGTCCTCGCCCACCCCGCCGTCCGCGCGACCGTCGGCGCGGAGGGGCTGGCGGAGGTGCTGGCCTTCGTCAAGACGCCGGGCCACGGCGTCTACGACGGGCTGCACGAGGTGCGGCCCGGCCACACCGTCCGGATCCGCCGGGACGGGACCACCGCGCGGACCACCGTCCGGCGCTACTGGGCGCTGGAGGCGCGCGAGCACCCCGACGACATCCCCACCACCGTCGCGCACGTCCGCGAGCTCCTCGACGACATCGTCGCCCGCCAGCTCATCGCCGACGTCCCGCTCTGCACCCTGCTCTCCGGCGGACTCGACTCCTCCGCCGTCACCGCCCTCGCCGCCAAGGGCCTCGCGGAGGCGGGCCGCGGACCGGTCCGCTCCTTCTCCGTCGACTTCGCCGGCCAGACCGACCACTTCGTCCCCGACAGCCTGCGCGGCACCCCCGACGGCCCGTACGCCCACGCCCTCGCCGAGCACGTCCACTCCGACCACCGGGACATCGTCCTCGACACCGCCGCCCTGATGGACCGCGGCCACCGGCGGGCCGTGCTCACCGCCCGCGACCTGCCCACCGGCTTCGGCGACGGCGACACCTCGCTCTACCTGCTGTTCAAGGCGATACGCGAGCAGTCGACGGTCGCCCTCTCCGGGGAGTCCGCCGACGAGGTGTTCGGCGGCTACAAGTGGTTCCACGACCCGGCGGCCGTGCACGCCGGCACCTTCCCCTGGATCGCGGCCGGTGTCGCCCACACCTTCGCCGGCGGCGACAGCGCCCTCGGCTCGCTCCTCGCCAAGGACGTCCTCGACGCCGTCGACCTGCCCGGGTACACCGAGATCCGCTATCGCGAAGCCCTCGACGAGGTGCCCCGGCTGCCCGGCGAGACCGGCCTCGAACGGCGCATGCGCGAGGTCTGCTACCTCCACCTCACCCGGTTCGTCCAGATCCTCCTCGACCGCAAGGACCGGGCCAGCATGGCCACCGGACTGGAGGTGCGGGTGCCGTTCTGCGACCACCGGCTGGTCGAGTACGTGTTCAACACCCCCTGGTCGATGAAGACGTTCGACGGGCGCGAGAAGTCCCTGCTGCGCGCCGCCGTCCGCGACGTCCTGCCCGACGTCGTCGCCGACCGCGTCAAGAGCCCGTACCCCGCCACCCAGGACCCGCGCTACGGCGCCGCCCTCCGCGCCGAACTCCGCGAACTCGCCGCCGACCGGGACGCCCCCGTCCGGCCGCTGCTCCGCGAGGACGCGCTCCGCGACGCCCTCTCGGAGGAGTCCGGCGACCAGTACCGGGGGGCCGTCGAACTCGTCCTCGGGCTGGACGGGTGGCTGCGGACGGGCGGGATCGACCTGCGGGTGTGA
- a CDS encoding GntR family transcriptional regulator, with translation MALHLTVDPEAPQPPYEQIRAHIADRARSGALPVGHRLPTVRGLAEELGVAANTVAKAYRALEADGVIETHGRNGTFVAAPGDTADREAATAARAYAERAHRLGLDRAAALAAAEEALRAVYGD, from the coding sequence GTGGCCTTGCACCTGACCGTCGACCCGGAAGCGCCCCAACCGCCCTACGAGCAGATCCGCGCCCACATCGCCGACCGGGCCCGCTCCGGCGCCCTGCCCGTCGGCCACCGGCTGCCGACGGTCCGCGGCCTCGCCGAGGAACTGGGCGTCGCCGCCAACACCGTCGCCAAGGCCTACCGGGCCCTGGAGGCGGACGGCGTGATCGAGACCCACGGCCGCAACGGCACCTTCGTCGCCGCCCCCGGCGACACCGCCGACCGCGAGGCCGCGACCGCCGCCCGCGCCTACGCCGAACGGGCCCACCGGCTCGGCCTGGACCGGGCGGCGGCGCTGGCGGCGGCGGAGGAGGCGCTGCGGGCGGTGTACGGGGACTGA